The Ferrimicrobium sp. genome includes a region encoding these proteins:
- a CDS encoding serine hydrolase, translating to MGAAIGDALRPGEDLAYGYVGAEELVVRYQSQGNIARPWASVSKLVTALAVHVAIEEASLQRWEPLGDYQLIVEDLLAHASGLPTGEVADVSMSTPWQVRPICAPHERRMYSNLGYELLGYGIAQHCTMPFNHYAREAVLEPAGMTQASYPPGLLATGPVTGAAFGLVGTIADLVSLVRVLCYPSLVTSETLMALRTPFAPELVGVLPGFGRQDPNSWGLGPEVRGTKSPHWMGSAVSEQSYGHFGQSGSFLWIDPTQRFFAVFLGAKPFGGWAKNRWPVLNNAIVEELASS from the coding sequence ATGGGTGCTGCCATAGGGGATGCGCTGCGCCCAGGTGAGGATCTCGCCTACGGGTACGTCGGCGCTGAGGAACTCGTGGTACGGTATCAGAGCCAAGGCAATATTGCGCGGCCTTGGGCCTCGGTCTCGAAGCTGGTCACCGCACTCGCAGTGCATGTGGCTATTGAGGAGGCTTCCCTGCAGCGGTGGGAGCCGCTGGGTGACTATCAACTCATCGTGGAGGATCTCCTGGCGCATGCGTCGGGTCTTCCTACTGGCGAGGTAGCCGATGTGTCTATGAGCACGCCTTGGCAGGTTCGACCGATTTGCGCGCCGCATGAACGGCGCATGTACTCCAACCTCGGCTATGAACTGCTGGGTTATGGAATCGCGCAGCACTGCACAATGCCCTTTAATCACTATGCGAGGGAGGCCGTCTTGGAGCCTGCTGGCATGACTCAAGCTAGCTATCCTCCAGGTCTACTCGCTACAGGACCAGTCACAGGGGCCGCCTTTGGGCTCGTTGGGACAATCGCTGATCTCGTCAGTTTGGTGAGGGTGCTGTGCTATCCTTCGCTTGTTACCAGCGAAACCCTCATGGCTCTTCGCACTCCCTTTGCCCCTGAACTGGTCGGTGTGTTGCCAGGCTTTGGTCGTCAAGACCCCAACTCGTGGGGTCTTGGACCCGAGGTGCGGGGCACGAAGTCACCACATTGGATGGGATCGGCGGTATCGGAGCAGAGCTATGGTCATTTTGGACAGAGCGGCTCTTTTCTGTGGATCGATCCCACCCAGCGGTTTTTCGCCGTCTTTCTTGGCGCAAAACCTTTTGGTGGGTGGGCAAAGAATCGGTGGCCAGTGCTCAATAACGCCATCGTCGAGGAGCTTGCCTCCTCCTAG
- the trxA gene encoding thioredoxin translates to MATRNLTAADFNETVESNGIVLVDFWAAWCGPCRAFAPVYDELSQEHPDIVFGKVDTEAERELAQAFQIMSIPTLMAFRDQVLLYAQPGALPRQALAEIISQIEALDMDEVRRQIAEQEAAAE, encoded by the coding sequence ATGGCAACACGTAATTTGACAGCAGCGGACTTCAACGAGACGGTCGAGAGTAACGGAATCGTGCTGGTCGACTTTTGGGCAGCCTGGTGTGGGCCGTGTCGGGCGTTCGCTCCGGTCTACGATGAACTCTCTCAGGAACACCCAGATATCGTCTTTGGCAAGGTTGATACAGAGGCAGAGCGAGAGCTTGCTCAGGCGTTTCAGATCATGTCGATTCCGACGTTGATGGCCTTTCGTGACCAGGTATTGCTCTACGCGCAGCCCGGTGCATTGCCTCGCCAAGCTCTTGCCGAGATCATCTCCCAGATCGAGGCGCTCGACATGGATGAGGTTCGACGACAGATCGCCGAACAAGAGGCAGCAGCCGAGTAA